In a genomic window of Candidatus Polarisedimenticolaceae bacterium:
- a CDS encoding protein kinase encodes MDASARDDRLLDLARRLLDGEAIDWAAEGIEESEVREGLKRLQPMLRMADGTETATGKVVVDQPGDRTIGDFRLVRKLGEGGMGVVYEAEQQHPHRPVALKVIRGGAHVSSDTLRLFQREVQTLALLRHPGIAALYETGATKDGLHYFAMELVRGLTLSEWLRKRPPGPMIPEELKFR; translated from the coding sequence ATGGACGCGTCCGCCCGCGACGACCGACTCCTCGACCTCGCGCGTCGACTGCTCGACGGTGAAGCGATCGACTGGGCTGCCGAAGGGATCGAGGAGTCCGAGGTCCGCGAGGGCCTGAAGCGGCTCCAGCCGATGCTGCGGATGGCGGACGGGACGGAGACCGCCACCGGCAAGGTGGTGGTGGACCAGCCCGGCGATCGCACCATCGGGGACTTCCGGCTCGTCCGCAAGTTGGGCGAAGGCGGGATGGGGGTCGTCTACGAGGCGGAGCAGCAGCATCCGCACCGGCCGGTCGCGTTGAAGGTGATCCGGGGCGGCGCGCACGTCTCCTCCGACACGCTGCGGCTGTTCCAGCGCGAGGTCCAGACCCTCGCCCTCCTTCGTCACCCCGGCATCGCGGCCCTTTACGAAACGGGAGCGACGAAGGACGGACTCCACTACTTCGCGATGGAGCTCGTCCGCGGCCTGACGCTGTCCGAATGGCTTCGCAAGCGCCCCCCCGGCCCGATGATTCCCGAGGAGCTGAAGTTCCGGC